A part of Rhodopirellula bahusiensis genomic DNA contains:
- a CDS encoding DUF2891 domain-containing protein: MFAWKDPFFRRLFVAWLLCSLMTTSAWTQSPSGNPPVEMDSTATVALTPDMADQWANLVLHGVDTEFPNKLSLVYSNPDQIGTPQEHFPAFYGCFDWHSSVHGHWVLVRLLKQSPEMPAATKIRETLSRHLTAENLKREAEFFARDENKSFERMYGWAWFLRLAMELDSFDDDDAVQWRGALEPLEQLLVERITAYLPLLTFPIRTGQHPDTGFALGQVLDYARSRDLGELEQLVISRAREFYLTDIDYPVQYEPSGHDFFSSAWNEADLMRRVLTPEEFSAWLDKFVPKLKQQLTDGTISPVSVSDVTDGKLVHLAGLNLNRAWCLQSVANHLPEQHPLVAAIRTNAREHLVAGLAYINSGHYEGDHWLATFGLYAISGVGM, from the coding sequence ATGTTTGCCTGGAAAGATCCATTCTTTCGCCGATTGTTCGTCGCTTGGTTGCTTTGTTCGCTCATGACAACGTCAGCGTGGACGCAGTCGCCAAGCGGGAATCCGCCAGTTGAAATGGACTCAACCGCCACGGTTGCGTTGACCCCTGATATGGCGGATCAGTGGGCGAATTTGGTACTGCATGGTGTCGACACGGAGTTTCCAAACAAACTGTCGCTGGTCTATTCCAATCCTGATCAAATCGGCACGCCCCAAGAACACTTCCCGGCGTTCTATGGATGCTTTGATTGGCACAGCAGTGTGCACGGTCACTGGGTGTTGGTGCGTTTGCTGAAGCAATCTCCTGAGATGCCCGCGGCCACCAAAATTCGCGAAACGTTGTCTCGGCATTTGACGGCTGAGAACTTGAAACGCGAAGCGGAATTCTTTGCTCGCGATGAGAACAAGTCTTTCGAACGCATGTATGGCTGGGCTTGGTTTCTGCGTTTGGCGATGGAGTTGGATTCGTTCGACGATGACGATGCCGTTCAGTGGCGCGGAGCTCTTGAGCCACTCGAACAGTTGTTGGTTGAGCGGATCACGGCTTACCTGCCGCTGTTGACGTTCCCGATTCGAACAGGCCAGCATCCCGACACCGGGTTTGCGTTGGGGCAAGTGTTGGACTACGCGAGGTCTCGTGACCTGGGTGAGTTGGAACAGTTGGTGATCTCGCGGGCTCGCGAGTTCTATTTGACCGACATCGATTACCCGGTTCAGTACGAACCGTCCGGTCACGACTTCTTCTCGTCGGCGTGGAACGAGGCGGACTTGATGCGGCGAGTGCTAACGCCGGAGGAGTTTTCAGCGTGGCTGGACAAATTTGTTCCGAAGCTGAAGCAGCAACTCACCGATGGGACGATCTCACCGGTCAGCGTCAGCGATGTCACCGACGGCAAACTGGTTCACCTCGCCGGACTGAACCTCAATCGAGCCTGGTGTCTGCAATCAGTCGCGAATCATTTGCCGGAGCAGCATCCTTTGGTAGCCGCCATTCGAACCAACGCGAGAGAACATTTGGTCGCGGGATTGGCTTACATCAACAGCGGTCACTACGAAGGTGACCATTGG
- a CDS encoding TIGR04222 domain-containing membrane protein, translating to MMKTMHENVTNDALWQKILHFPIGGESADWTADPPTRGLSFSQRLARENDWSIQHARHCIDEYRRFLYLAATAGHSVTPSDAVDQVWHQHLVYTENYWVDLCQKILPSPLHHGPTKGGSQERVRYQDQYEQTLASYERAFGKAPVEIWPPTEERFAQSIASLRIDRRKFWLIPKPNLTGKSLQGSHLAIAGLAATPFAALFPFNLDGPTFLALYGAAIVVGFAYLLVWFHISNGWSSNPSALPKVGWGQLSILAGGKKRLLQTTLVALQKRGIVQCDQHGFTILDRGALQAQHDDDPVAAGAMKVTTDYLASSNAPQSFQRLLVAIHSTATNAESQMRESGLLRSSEQRKRFHVGALGLAGILLVVGGLRCMQGIQNDRPIGFLVLEMVIATVGFVVAFHMAGRERLTSLGKSVQERSQRSYPETGLRSAHQTDGGDLDELPCLACWGPAVAAYVLTDASELFANDMLYGEEIQAAQKASNSNGWIDWSSGDGSSSFDFSGGGGDAGCGGGCGGCGGCGG from the coding sequence ATGATGAAAACAATGCATGAAAACGTCACGAATGACGCGTTGTGGCAGAAAATTCTTCATTTTCCGATTGGAGGCGAATCAGCGGATTGGACCGCAGATCCGCCCACTCGCGGTCTCTCGTTTTCGCAACGATTGGCCCGGGAAAACGATTGGAGCATCCAACACGCCCGTCACTGCATCGACGAGTACCGAAGGTTTCTGTATCTGGCAGCCACCGCGGGTCACAGTGTGACTCCATCGGACGCGGTCGATCAAGTTTGGCATCAACACTTGGTCTACACCGAGAACTATTGGGTGGACTTGTGCCAAAAAATCCTGCCATCACCGCTTCACCACGGACCGACCAAAGGTGGCTCCCAAGAACGAGTTCGATACCAAGACCAATACGAACAAACTCTCGCATCTTATGAGCGGGCATTTGGCAAAGCCCCGGTGGAAATTTGGCCGCCGACGGAAGAACGATTCGCTCAATCGATCGCGTCGCTTCGCATTGATCGACGCAAGTTCTGGCTGATTCCAAAGCCGAACTTGACCGGCAAGTCATTGCAAGGGTCGCACCTCGCGATCGCGGGATTGGCAGCGACACCTTTCGCGGCGTTGTTCCCATTCAACCTGGATGGTCCCACCTTCCTTGCGTTGTACGGAGCGGCAATCGTCGTCGGCTTTGCCTACCTGTTGGTTTGGTTTCACATCAGCAACGGTTGGTCATCCAATCCTTCCGCTCTTCCCAAAGTTGGCTGGGGACAACTGTCGATCCTGGCAGGAGGCAAGAAACGATTGCTGCAAACAACCTTGGTAGCGTTGCAAAAGCGAGGCATCGTCCAGTGCGATCAACACGGATTCACGATCCTTGATCGTGGTGCATTGCAGGCCCAGCATGACGATGATCCGGTTGCTGCCGGTGCAATGAAGGTGACCACTGACTACCTGGCGTCCAGCAACGCTCCACAATCCTTCCAACGATTGCTGGTGGCAATCCACTCGACCGCGACCAACGCTGAATCACAGATGCGTGAATCGGGGTTGCTGAGATCATCCGAACAACGCAAGCGTTTTCACGTGGGTGCGTTGGGGCTGGCGGGCATCTTGCTGGTCGTTGGTGGACTCAGGTGCATGCAGGGAATCCAAAACGATCGCCCGATTGGGTTTCTCGTTTTGGAAATGGTCATCGCGACCGTCGGGTTCGTGGTCGCGTTTCACATGGCGGGTCGCGAGCGGCTGACTTCCTTGGGCAAATCGGTCCAAGAACGATCGCAGCGAAGCTATCCTGAAACGGGGTTGAGGTCCGCTCACCAAACCGACGGCGGCGACTTAGATGAGTTGCCCTGTCTGGCGTGTTGGGGTCCCGCAGTGGCCGCCTACGTGCTCACCGATGCCTCGGAACTTTTCGCCAACGACATGTTGTACGGGGAAGAAATCCAGGCTGCCCAAAAAGCATCGAACTCGAACGGATGGATTGATTGGAGCAGCGGAGACGGCAGCAGCAGTTTCGACTTCAGCGGTGGCGGGGGCGATGCGGGCTGTGGAGGCGGGTGCGGAGGCTGTGGTGGTTGCGGAGGGTGA
- a CDS encoding RNA polymerase sigma factor: protein MNPGAVEEPSTHPSLLERARYGDDEGWQMLVQVYGPIVYRWIRRCGAQSADAADVMQETFLAVAKALPRFNLDQTGATFRGWLWTIARNKLRDRQRADQRSPLVLDGEALQWAERESSDPPSELADDVQSIQNRMLQVLRQSTDPKTWQMFWRTAVEGCDPATVADDLNVSRWTVYKARARVLQRLRKELEDFHR from the coding sequence ATGAACCCCGGCGCCGTCGAGGAACCATCGACTCATCCATCCTTGCTCGAACGGGCCCGGTACGGCGACGATGAGGGCTGGCAGATGTTGGTCCAGGTCTACGGACCGATCGTCTACCGATGGATCCGCCGATGCGGGGCCCAGTCGGCCGACGCTGCGGACGTGATGCAAGAAACGTTTCTCGCGGTCGCCAAGGCTCTCCCGCGGTTCAACCTGGACCAAACGGGCGCCACTTTTCGCGGATGGCTGTGGACGATCGCTCGCAACAAACTTCGCGATCGCCAACGTGCCGACCAACGGTCTCCGCTCGTCCTCGACGGCGAAGCGTTGCAATGGGCCGAGCGAGAAAGCTCTGATCCGCCCAGCGAACTCGCCGATGATGTGCAGTCGATTCAGAACCGCATGCTGCAAGTCCTGAGGCAATCGACCGATCCCAAAACCTGGCAGATGTTTTGGCGGACCGCCGTCGAAGGCTGCGATCCCGCAACGGTGGCAGACGACCTGAACGTCAGTCGCTGGACGGTCTACAAGGCTCGCGCCCGGGTGCTGCAACGATTGCGAAAAGAATTGGAGGATTTTCATCGCTGA
- a CDS encoding serine/threonine protein kinase, whose protein sequence is MIATSTDCLSVEELNRLLDGQLSSNEFDSASKHVDQCEQCQSRIPEKWDALSPIANADSEEDSVLAESACQFAVAQLMTAGAKVAHTSADLPIDQIGPYEILGQLGQGGMGMVCLARHNRLKRQCAIKLLPPHRVMEPGWLDRFDREMTTIAALEHPGIVRATDAGTHSDWHYLVMEYLDGMDVGKIAHRLGSLPVADACEIARQSAVALMHVHETGLIHRDVKPSNLMLTRDGTVKLLDLGLVLAGDDPLATDDRLTTVGHLMGTLPAMSPEQLLDSRKVQPVSDIYSLGATLYRLISGRWPQANEGGLAARVLAITSESNRSTPLPLSRLESSVKSELESFVGQMMHRQPDQRPSGSIVAERLATWSGEANLKALLKRAESTPASDAPITPSLPLATNPASPPPGNGKHTWTAWLGPLGWFAAAILLATVVIQIKTDKGLVTVTTDGKDTQVAVEKNVQDSTEETVSPSTEKSLTADIESPDSEKIYLGENLDYWLGVFRREQQIERIGQAMRAVELLSRNTPKREEAARITLELANEYGTQIIDDTPDQNGGGFGGQSSPNQRFMGYLTQTFDNYLPTPGLRPLGETLADGNERAQITAILLLNHFVTGVHVNAVYEGRLETAKASFATEALTPEGRVTIETLLKQIGIASGELKPLAADATAKDRYAMTPAREAVSSRETAWVTAVRIIEMSGPKISPPSWIADYVQEQVDEAVADYEHREIDPETEQTKWDYSDPNAPYGFSSGGFGGGPQMITTPTDPDWLLSRELFLSAIEMRREGRLDLPIQFAAETLAHPRFNWYSMDGSSLNDLVQALATIDPEAPSLIAFHLDRSFQEMDRQYQASQNAEWLHPLTYFGQRLKEGLASVYTTHVEQPEQAHDRLERLVKSLPNLSMYQQSTEGNKDIWNAMLNDLKQRFESE, encoded by the coding sequence ATGATTGCCACCAGCACCGATTGCCTGAGTGTCGAAGAATTGAACCGCTTGCTCGACGGACAACTCTCCAGTAACGAGTTCGATTCAGCATCCAAGCATGTTGATCAGTGCGAGCAATGCCAGTCACGCATCCCGGAAAAGTGGGACGCGTTGTCTCCAATTGCCAATGCGGACTCAGAGGAAGATTCCGTGCTGGCTGAGTCCGCCTGCCAATTCGCGGTCGCTCAATTGATGACCGCAGGCGCCAAGGTTGCCCACACCTCCGCTGATCTCCCGATCGACCAAATCGGTCCGTACGAGATCCTCGGGCAACTCGGGCAGGGCGGAATGGGGATGGTGTGCTTGGCTCGTCACAACCGACTGAAACGGCAATGCGCGATCAAGTTGCTGCCCCCTCACCGAGTGATGGAACCCGGTTGGCTGGATCGTTTCGATCGAGAAATGACAACCATCGCGGCGTTGGAACATCCTGGAATCGTCCGTGCCACCGATGCGGGAACACACTCCGACTGGCACTACTTGGTGATGGAATACTTGGACGGAATGGACGTCGGCAAGATCGCTCATCGACTGGGATCATTGCCGGTCGCGGACGCCTGCGAGATCGCTCGCCAGTCCGCCGTGGCACTGATGCACGTGCATGAGACGGGTTTGATCCACCGCGATGTGAAGCCATCCAATTTGATGCTCACGCGAGACGGAACCGTCAAACTTTTGGACCTGGGTTTGGTACTGGCGGGCGACGATCCGCTTGCCACCGACGACCGACTGACCACAGTGGGACACCTGATGGGCACCTTGCCCGCGATGTCGCCCGAACAATTGCTCGACAGTCGAAAAGTCCAACCAGTGTCTGACATCTATTCGCTTGGTGCGACCCTGTACCGTCTGATCTCAGGCCGTTGGCCGCAAGCAAACGAAGGCGGCCTGGCAGCACGAGTGTTGGCGATCACGAGCGAGTCCAATCGATCGACTCCGCTTCCACTGAGCCGTTTGGAATCGTCGGTCAAATCGGAACTCGAATCGTTCGTCGGTCAGATGATGCACCGGCAACCCGACCAGCGTCCCAGCGGATCAATCGTTGCCGAGCGACTTGCGACCTGGTCCGGCGAAGCCAACTTAAAAGCGTTGCTCAAGCGAGCGGAATCGACACCTGCATCCGATGCACCGATCACACCATCGCTCCCGCTGGCAACGAATCCCGCTTCGCCGCCACCGGGCAACGGCAAACACACCTGGACCGCATGGCTGGGGCCGTTGGGATGGTTCGCGGCAGCTATCTTGCTGGCAACGGTCGTGATTCAAATCAAAACCGACAAGGGTCTGGTGACGGTGACCACAGACGGGAAAGACACGCAGGTTGCGGTTGAAAAGAACGTCCAAGATTCAACGGAAGAAACCGTATCACCTTCCACCGAGAAATCGCTGACCGCAGATATCGAATCACCTGACAGCGAGAAGATTTATCTAGGCGAAAATCTCGATTATTGGCTGGGAGTCTTCCGTCGCGAACAACAGATCGAACGCATCGGCCAAGCCATGCGAGCGGTTGAGTTGCTGTCTCGCAACACGCCCAAACGCGAAGAAGCCGCTCGAATCACGTTGGAATTGGCGAATGAGTACGGGACTCAAATCATCGATGACACTCCCGACCAAAATGGAGGCGGCTTTGGGGGACAAAGCTCTCCGAACCAACGGTTCATGGGCTATCTGACGCAAACCTTTGACAACTACCTTCCAACCCCTGGACTTCGACCACTCGGGGAAACGCTGGCGGATGGCAATGAGAGGGCCCAGATCACGGCTATTTTGCTGCTGAATCACTTCGTTACGGGGGTCCATGTGAATGCCGTCTACGAAGGAAGATTGGAGACAGCAAAGGCCTCGTTTGCAACTGAAGCACTGACACCTGAAGGGAGAGTAACCATCGAAACCCTTCTCAAACAGATTGGAATCGCATCCGGTGAACTCAAGCCACTCGCCGCTGACGCCACCGCGAAGGATCGATATGCTATGACTCCTGCAAGAGAAGCAGTTTCGTCTCGTGAAACCGCTTGGGTAACTGCCGTTCGAATCATCGAGATGTCTGGCCCAAAGATCTCTCCTCCGAGCTGGATCGCCGATTACGTCCAAGAGCAGGTTGATGAGGCGGTAGCTGACTACGAACATCGTGAGATCGATCCCGAGACAGAGCAGACCAAGTGGGATTACAGCGATCCCAATGCACCCTACGGTTTTTCTTCGGGTGGATTTGGTGGTGGACCTCAAATGATTACCACCCCCACCGACCCTGACTGGCTTTTGTCACGAGAGCTCTTCCTTTCGGCAATCGAAATGCGAAGGGAAGGTCGACTCGATTTGCCTATCCAGTTCGCAGCGGAGACGCTGGCCCATCCGCGCTTCAACTGGTACTCGATGGACGGTTCGTCCCTCAACGACTTGGTCCAAGCCTTGGCGACGATCGATCCGGAGGCTCCTTCCCTGATCGCCTTTCATCTCGACCGAAGCTTCCAAGAAATGGATCGCCAATACCAAGCCAGCCAGAACGCCGAATGGCTTCATCCGTTGACCTATTTTGGCCAGCGTCTCAAAGAGGGTCTGGCATCCGTCTACACCACTCACGTCGAACAGCCCGAACAGGCCCACGATCGACTCGAGCGTCTGGTCAAGTCATTGCCCAATCTGTCGATGTACCAACAATCAACCGAAGGCAACAAAGACATCTGGAACGCCATGCTAAACGACCTCAAACAGCGATTCGAAAGCGAGTGA
- a CDS encoding GxxExxY protein: MFRQEGYDLMGAAFEVYNQLGYGMAEEIYQSALEVELGLRGIAFVAQSELSVYFKEHLLTPKYRPDLLVFGEIVVELKALKELCSDHEAQLFNYMRIARKRVGYLINFGKKGDLEWKRFVVDDLHSQRSH; this comes from the coding sequence ATGTTCAGACAAGAAGGCTACGACCTGATGGGGGCCGCGTTCGAGGTCTACAACCAACTTGGCTATGGAATGGCTGAGGAAATTTATCAGTCAGCTTTGGAAGTCGAGCTCGGGTTGAGAGGGATCGCATTTGTCGCCCAATCTGAATTGAGTGTCTACTTCAAGGAGCATCTTTTGACTCCGAAGTATCGACCAGACTTGCTAGTTTTCGGTGAAATCGTAGTCGAACTGAAGGCTTTGAAAGAACTTTGCTCGGATCATGAAGCTCAGTTGTTCAATTACATGCGAATCGCCCGCAAGCGAGTTGGTTACCTCATTAACTTTGGAAAGAAGGGTGATTTGGAATGGAAGCGATTCGTGGTCGATGATTTGCATTCCCAACGAAGTCATTGA